The following are encoded together in the Malaya genurostris strain Urasoe2022 chromosome 3, Malgen_1.1, whole genome shotgun sequence genome:
- the LOC131434695 gene encoding retinoid-inducible serine carboxypeptidase-like: MWVLKCSVAFLLLIIGTCSGVPRDGYGPGKQDWGFVEVRKGAHMFWWLYYTTADVDQYTDRPLLIWLQGGPGASSMYGNFEELGPLTLEGEYRNHTWVRNYNVLFIDNPVGTGFSYVENSTLLTKTNAEIADDLLTFTKEFYRLNPEFKYTPLHIYAESYGGKMAPEFAYVLNKAITNEEIDIKLESVGIVAPWVSPIDSVLSWGEFLLNMGFVDTKGYRKIQAAAIETEHILNEGKYLEATWQWGKTENVILEQTLGIDFYNVLFAQDFLSTQFRLTMFAKDMKQATLDSAIRLASEDRDQMLQDLMRGPVASALELPPESLFGSQAGNVFGSMAEDFMKPAIHIIELLLNSTSLDVIVITGQLDLIVATPGNVAWMEKVQWSGRNQYLQAPRDGVGPQGMLEGYQKSFGNLYMYWALRAGHMVPADNPVFMDYILEKHASYP; the protein is encoded by the exons TTCCACGTGATGGTTACGGCCCTGGAAAACAAGACTGGGGATTCGTGGAGGTTCGAAAGGGAGCACACATGTTCTGGTGGTTGTACTACACAACTGCCGATGTCGACCAGTACACCGATCGTCCACTGCTCATCTGGCTACAGGGTGGTCCTGGAGCATCATCAATGTATGGGAATTTCGAGGAACTTGGTCCACTGACTTTGGAAGGAGAGTACCGGAATCATACTTGG GTCAGAAACTACAATGTTTTATTCATTGACAACCCGGTTGGCACTGGTTTCAGCtacgttgaaaattcaactCTATTAACCAAAACAAATGCCGAAATTGCTGATGATCTCCTAACATTCACCAAAGAATTTTATCGACTTAATCCAGAGTTCAAGTATACTCCGTTGCATATCTATGCGGAAAGTTATGGTGGAAAAATGGCCCCAGAATTCGCATATGTTTTGAACAAGGCTATCACAAATGAAGAAATTGATATCAAGCTGGAGTCGGTAGGCATTGTCGCACCCTGGGTCTCACCTATCGATTCTGTTTTATCGTGGGGCGAATTTCTACTAAATATGGGATTTGTCGACACAAAAGGATACCGAAAGATACAAGCAGCTGCTATAGAAACGGAACATATATTGAACGAAGGCAAATATTTGGAGGCAACCTGGCAGTGGGGCAAAACAGAAAATGTCATCTTGGAACAGACTTTGGGTATTGATTTTTATAATGTTCTATTTGCTCAAGATTTCCTATCGACTCAATTCAGATTGACGATGTTTGCAAAGGATATGAAAC AGGCTACACTAGACAGCGCCATTCGATTGGCTTCTGAAGATCGCGACCAAATGCTGCAGGATCTGATGCGGGGTCCGGTTGCTTCGGCACTGGAACTACCGCCGGAATCTCTGTTCGGTTCCCAAGCTGGAAACGTTTTCGGGAGCATGGCGGAAGATTTCATGAAGCCAGCGATTCACATAATTGAGCTCTTACTGAACAGCACAAGCTTGGACGTTATCGTGATTACCGGTCAACTGGACTTGATTGTCGCAACACCCGGCAATGTGGCTTGGATGGAGAAGGTTCAGTGGAGTGGACGTAATCAGTACCTGCAAGCCCCCAGAGATGGTGTTGGTCCACAAGGAATGCTCGAAGGTTACCAGAAGAGCTTTGGGAACTTGTACATGTACTGGGCGTTGCGTGCCGGTCACATGGTCCCAGCCGATAATCCAGTCTTCATGGATTACATTCTTGAAAAGCATGCAAGTTATCCATAA
- the LOC131434694 gene encoding chitin deacetylase 1 isoform X2: MANVIKLIGFLCLIVTIAGAEYRVKRQDDDGDQEDNIEELCKDRPADEYFRLSTDGDCREVVRCTRAGLKQITCPSGLAFDIEKQTCDWKAKVTTCDKKEKPRKVLPILKTDEPICPDGKLSCGNGECVDKELFCNGKPDCKDESDENACTVELDPNRAPDCDTNQCVLPDCFCSADGTRIPGNIEPQQVPQMITITFNGAANVDNIDLYEDIFNGQRQNPNGCQIRGTFFVSHKYTNYSAVQDLHRKGHEISVFSLTHKDDPNYWTQGTYDDWLAEMAGARLIIERFANITDGSIIGVRAPYLRVGGNKQFEMMADQFFVYDASITASLGRVPIWPYTLYFRMPHKCNGNAHNCPSRSHPVWEMVMNELDRRDDPTFDESLPGCHMVDSCSNVQSGEQFGRLLRHNFNRHYNSNRAPLGLHFHASWLKSKKEYREELIKFIEEMLGRNDVFFVTMLQVIQWMQNPTELNALRDFQEWKEKCDVKGQPYCSLPNACPLTTRELPGETLRLFTCMECPNNYPWILDPTGDGFTTK; this comes from the exons ATGGCGAATGTGATAAAATTGATTGGGTTTCTGTGCTTAATAGTGACAATCG CCGGGGCCGAATACCGTGTCAAGCGACAGGATGATGACGGCGATCAGGAGGACAACATCGAAGAGCTGTGCAAGGACCGACCAGCGGATGAATACTTCCGTCTGAGTACCGACGGCGATTGCCGTGAAGTCGTGAG GTGTACCCGTGCCGGATTGAAGCAAATCACTTGCCCATCCGGTCTTGCGTTCGACATTGAAAAACAAACTTGCGATTGGAAAGCAAAGGTCACCACGTGTGACAAGAAGGAAA AACCGAGAAAAGTTCTTCCTATCCTGAAGACCGATGAACCCATCTGTCCGGATGGAAAATTGTCTTGTGGCAACGGCGAGTGCGTCGATAAGGAGCTGTTCTGTAATGGCAAACCTGACTGTAAGGACGAATCCGACGAGAATGCATGTA CTGTCGAATTGGACCCCAATCGTGCCCCGGACTGTGACACTAACCAGTGTGTGCTGCCGGATTGCTTCTGTTCTGCCGACGGAACCCGTATACCCGGAAACATTGAACCACAACAGGTTCCCCAAATGATCACCATCACCTTCAACGGTGCTGCCAATGTCGACAACATTGATTTGTACGAGGATATCTTCAACGGACAGCGTCAGAATCCAAACGGATGTCAGATCCGAGGTACCTTCTTTGTTTCACACAAATACACCAACTATTCGGCTGTACAAGATTTGCATCGTAAAGGACATGAGATCTCCGTCTTCTCATTGACTCACAAAGACGATCCGAACTACTGGACTCAAGGAACTTACGATGACTGGTTGGCGGAGATGGCAGGCGCTCGACTAATTATAGAGAGATTCGCAAATATCACAGATGGTTCCATCATTGGCGTTCGAGCACCTTATCTACGTGTTGGAGGAAACAAACAGTTCGAAATGATGGCTGACCAGTTCTTCGTTTACGATGCATCGATCACCGCTTCTCTGGGTCGTGTTCCGATTTGGCCCTACACGTTATATTTCCGTATGCCTCATAAATGTAACGGAAATGCCCACAACTGCCCATCTCGTAGCCACCCGGTGTGGGAAATGGTTATGAATGAACTTGATCGTCGTGATGATCCAACATTCGACGAATCCTTGCCCGGTTGTCACATGGTGGACTCGTGCTCCAACGTTCAATCTGGTGAACAATTCGGACGTCTGTTACGCCACAACTTCAACCGTCACTACAATTCCAATCGTGCACCTCTAGGACTTCACTTCCACGCCTCTTGGTTGAAATCCAAGAAGGAATACCGCGAAGAATTGATCAAATTTATCGAAGAAATGCTTGGTCGCAACGACGTTTTCTTTGTCACTATGCTTCAAGTCATACAGTGGATGCAAAATCCAACAGAGTTAAATGCACTGCGAGACTTCCAGGAGTGGAAGGAAAAATGCGACGTCAAGGGACAACCGTACTGCTCCCTACCGAATGCCTGCCCGCTTACAACCCGCGAATTGCCAGGTGAAACGCTGCGTCTCTTTACCTGCATGGAGTGTCCGAACAACTATCCATGGATCCTAGATCCAACGGGTGATGGTTTCACTACCAAGTAA
- the LOC131434694 gene encoding chitin deacetylase 1 isoform X1, with protein MANVIKLIGFLCLIVTIAGAEYRVKRQDDDGDQEDNIEELCKDRPADEYFRLSTDGDCREVVRCDNAGENGITRLARVRCPTGLFFDVYRQTCDWKTNVKNCDELGKPRKVLPILKTDEPICPDGKLSCGNGECVDKELFCNGKPDCKDESDENACTVELDPNRAPDCDTNQCVLPDCFCSADGTRIPGNIEPQQVPQMITITFNGAANVDNIDLYEDIFNGQRQNPNGCQIRGTFFVSHKYTNYSAVQDLHRKGHEISVFSLTHKDDPNYWTQGTYDDWLAEMAGARLIIERFANITDGSIIGVRAPYLRVGGNKQFEMMADQFFVYDASITASLGRVPIWPYTLYFRMPHKCNGNAHNCPSRSHPVWEMVMNELDRRDDPTFDESLPGCHMVDSCSNVQSGEQFGRLLRHNFNRHYNSNRAPLGLHFHASWLKSKKEYREELIKFIEEMLGRNDVFFVTMLQVIQWMQNPTELNALRDFQEWKEKCDVKGQPYCSLPNACPLTTRELPGETLRLFTCMECPNNYPWILDPTGDGFTTK; from the exons ATGGCGAATGTGATAAAATTGATTGGGTTTCTGTGCTTAATAGTGACAATCG CCGGGGCCGAATACCGTGTCAAGCGACAGGATGATGACGGCGATCAGGAGGACAACATCGAAGAGCTGTGCAAGGACCGACCAGCGGATGAATACTTCCGTCTGAGTACCGACGGCGATTGCCGTGAAGTCGTGAG GTGCGATAACGCTGGTGAAAACGGCATCACAAGACTGGCACGCGTACGTTGCCCAACCGGGTTGTTCTTTGACGTTTACCGTCAGACCTGCGATTGGAAAACGAATGTTAAAAATTGCGATGAGCTAGGAA AACCGAGAAAAGTTCTTCCTATCCTGAAGACCGATGAACCCATCTGTCCGGATGGAAAATTGTCTTGTGGCAACGGCGAGTGCGTCGATAAGGAGCTGTTCTGTAATGGCAAACCTGACTGTAAGGACGAATCCGACGAGAATGCATGTA CTGTCGAATTGGACCCCAATCGTGCCCCGGACTGTGACACTAACCAGTGTGTGCTGCCGGATTGCTTCTGTTCTGCCGACGGAACCCGTATACCCGGAAACATTGAACCACAACAGGTTCCCCAAATGATCACCATCACCTTCAACGGTGCTGCCAATGTCGACAACATTGATTTGTACGAGGATATCTTCAACGGACAGCGTCAGAATCCAAACGGATGTCAGATCCGAGGTACCTTCTTTGTTTCACACAAATACACCAACTATTCGGCTGTACAAGATTTGCATCGTAAAGGACATGAGATCTCCGTCTTCTCATTGACTCACAAAGACGATCCGAACTACTGGACTCAAGGAACTTACGATGACTGGTTGGCGGAGATGGCAGGCGCTCGACTAATTATAGAGAGATTCGCAAATATCACAGATGGTTCCATCATTGGCGTTCGAGCACCTTATCTACGTGTTGGAGGAAACAAACAGTTCGAAATGATGGCTGACCAGTTCTTCGTTTACGATGCATCGATCACCGCTTCTCTGGGTCGTGTTCCGATTTGGCCCTACACGTTATATTTCCGTATGCCTCATAAATGTAACGGAAATGCCCACAACTGCCCATCTCGTAGCCACCCGGTGTGGGAAATGGTTATGAATGAACTTGATCGTCGTGATGATCCAACATTCGACGAATCCTTGCCCGGTTGTCACATGGTGGACTCGTGCTCCAACGTTCAATCTGGTGAACAATTCGGACGTCTGTTACGCCACAACTTCAACCGTCACTACAATTCCAATCGTGCACCTCTAGGACTTCACTTCCACGCCTCTTGGTTGAAATCCAAGAAGGAATACCGCGAAGAATTGATCAAATTTATCGAAGAAATGCTTGGTCGCAACGACGTTTTCTTTGTCACTATGCTTCAAGTCATACAGTGGATGCAAAATCCAACAGAGTTAAATGCACTGCGAGACTTCCAGGAGTGGAAGGAAAAATGCGACGTCAAGGGACAACCGTACTGCTCCCTACCGAATGCCTGCCCGCTTACAACCCGCGAATTGCCAGGTGAAACGCTGCGTCTCTTTACCTGCATGGAGTGTCCGAACAACTATCCATGGATCCTAGATCCAACGGGTGATGGTTTCACTACCAAGTAA